From the Martelella mediterranea DSM 17316 genome, one window contains:
- a CDS encoding TetR/AcrR family transcriptional regulator: MRVSRAQAEENRDRVITVASRLFRERGFDGIGLKDLMKGAGLTQGGFYKQFQSKDDLAALASRRALEEATRRWSDAAADSDDPLGAVAAFYLSRDHRGEKAEGCPIVALGADAARQSAEVRKPFEDGIRAHCEVLDEMMGGVAAKDPSSKAMAILSMMVGAVTLSRLIADEHLSEGFLDAATEEVRRIAARDDDN, translated from the coding sequence ATGCGGGTGAGCCGTGCACAGGCAGAAGAAAACCGGGACAGGGTCATCACCGTCGCAAGCCGTCTGTTTCGGGAGCGTGGTTTCGACGGGATCGGGCTCAAGGATCTGATGAAGGGGGCCGGCCTCACGCAGGGCGGTTTCTACAAGCAATTCCAGTCCAAGGACGACCTAGCCGCCCTGGCCTCCAGGCGTGCGCTTGAGGAGGCCACGCGACGGTGGTCGGATGCCGCCGCGGACAGTGACGATCCGCTGGGCGCCGTTGCCGCATTCTATCTCTCCAGGGACCACAGGGGAGAGAAGGCTGAAGGTTGTCCGATCGTTGCTCTTGGAGCAGATGCCGCGCGTCAGAGCGCAGAGGTTCGAAAACCGTTCGAGGACGGAATTCGGGCCCATTGCGAGGTTCTGGATGAAATGATGGGAGGCGTCGCGGCCAAGGATCCGAGCAGCAAGGCCATGGCAATCCTCTCGATGATGGTGGGGGCCGTAACGCTGTCGCGGCTTATCGCGGACGAGCATCTGTCGGAAGGATTTCTGGATGCCGCCACGGAAGAGGTCAGGCGTATTGCCGCGCGTGATGACGATAATTGA
- a CDS encoding TRAP transporter small permease has translation MQTGAWLHRRAENIAALMLAVMFCAFIVQVAFRYLLNLPIGGASELTILMWLWLVLWGAAFVLRESDEIRFDFVLALASRPVRRVMSVLAAAALLFLYGYSLPAVWDYVTFMKVQETSYLDIRYDYVYSIYVIFAVATLVRYAWLLWCALTNRYVEHAERGEHEE, from the coding sequence ATGCAAACAGGCGCATGGCTGCACCGCAGGGCCGAGAATATCGCAGCTTTGATGCTGGCGGTGATGTTCTGCGCCTTCATTGTACAGGTCGCGTTCCGCTATCTTCTCAACCTGCCGATCGGCGGTGCGTCCGAGCTGACGATCCTGATGTGGCTGTGGCTGGTGCTCTGGGGCGCGGCTTTCGTTCTGCGCGAATCCGACGAGATCCGCTTCGACTTCGTGCTGGCGCTCGCCAGCCGTCCGGTCCGGCGCGTGATGTCGGTGCTGGCGGCGGCAGCGCTCCTGTTTCTCTACGGCTATTCGCTGCCGGCGGTATGGGACTACGTAACCTTCATGAAGGTCCAGGAGACGTCCTATCTCGATATCCGCTATGACTACGTCTATTCGATCTACGTCATCTTCGCCGTCGCGACACTCGTGCGCTATGCTTGGCTGTTGTGGTGTGCCCTGACAAATCGTTATGTCGAACATGCCGAGCGCGGGGAGCATGAGGAATGA
- a CDS encoding TRAP transporter large permease, translating to MDPFTLCIISIVLLALMGLPVGHAMIASSILYLMLAGLDMGTAAEQILNGLFSSYILLAVPLFILAAELMNSGSMTLRLLAFCNAFVGRFPGGLALVNVVQSIIFAGMSGSALADAAGTGKMMQKMMTEGGKYPPAFAAALTASTAVIGPIIPPSIPMVIYALVSDASIGYLFLAGMIPGLLMGLVQAAIVLTSARRRSFPVEEPVPVRKMPGIVVKAFPVLMMPVVLLGGIYGGATTPTEAAAIAALYALVISALLYNSVSAGAVYHSLLSSARTTSSIGMLIAGALVFNYVVTIENVPTMLSQWLSGFDLSPVMFLLIVNLVLLALGCLLEGTTVLLVIVPVFIPTANALGIDLVHFGVVCVVNIMLGLITPPYGLLLFVMSNISGKSLHAIIREILPFLLALIAALLLITLVPDISLWLPRQFGYKG from the coding sequence ATGGATCCCTTCACGCTCTGCATCATTTCGATCGTTCTTCTGGCGCTTATGGGTTTGCCGGTCGGCCACGCGATGATCGCCTCTTCAATTCTGTATCTGATGCTTGCCGGCCTCGATATGGGCACGGCTGCCGAGCAGATCCTGAATGGCCTGTTCTCGAGTTACATCCTTCTCGCCGTGCCGCTGTTCATCCTGGCGGCCGAACTGATGAATTCCGGAAGCATGACTCTTCGCCTTCTGGCGTTCTGCAATGCATTCGTCGGCCGGTTTCCGGGCGGGCTGGCTCTGGTCAACGTCGTGCAAAGCATCATCTTCGCCGGCATGTCCGGCTCCGCGCTCGCCGATGCGGCGGGCACCGGCAAGATGATGCAGAAGATGATGACGGAGGGCGGCAAATACCCGCCCGCCTTCGCCGCCGCCCTGACGGCATCCACCGCCGTGATCGGGCCGATCATTCCGCCATCGATCCCGATGGTCATCTACGCGCTCGTTTCGGATGCTTCCATCGGCTACCTGTTTCTGGCGGGCATGATCCCGGGGCTTTTGATGGGACTGGTGCAGGCCGCCATTGTTCTCACAAGCGCGCGCCGCCGATCGTTCCCCGTCGAGGAGCCGGTTCCGGTTCGCAAAATGCCGGGCATTGTGGTCAAGGCCTTTCCGGTTCTGATGATGCCGGTCGTGCTGCTGGGCGGCATCTATGGCGGTGCGACCACACCGACGGAAGCAGCCGCGATCGCCGCGCTCTATGCGCTTGTCATTTCCGCTCTGCTCTACAACAGCGTCTCGGCAGGCGCGGTCTATCATTCACTGCTGTCGAGCGCGCGCACCACGTCGTCGATCGGCATGCTGATTGCCGGGGCTCTAGTCTTCAATTATGTCGTGACGATCGAGAACGTGCCGACAATGCTGAGCCAATGGCTTTCGGGCTTCGATCTCTCGCCGGTGATGTTTCTGCTGATCGTCAATCTCGTTCTTCTGGCGCTGGGCTGCCTGCTTGAAGGCACGACGGTGCTTCTGGTCATCGTCCCGGTGTTCATTCCCACGGCCAACGCGCTCGGCATCGATCTGGTGCATTTCGGGGTCGTGTGCGTGGTCAACATCATGCTTGGCCTGATCACGCCGCCATACGGCCTGCTGCTGTTCGTCATGTCGAACATATCCGGCAAGTCATTGCACGCAATCATCCGCGAAATCCTGCCTTTCCTGCTGGCGCTGATCGCCGCATTGCTGTTGATCACGCTGGTCCCGGATATCTCGCTCTGGCTTCCGCGGCAGTTCGGTTACAAGGGGTAA
- a CDS encoding type II 3-dehydroquinate dehydratase has translation MKKPVYVLNGPNLNRLGLREPDIYGHTTLAEVEALCRQAAGEEGLVFRQTNSEQEMIEWIHEAIDSSSALLINPAAFTFYSMAMMDALKMYPGPMIEFHISNVHKREPMYHNSLVSPVATAVMAGCGARGYPHAVRLLREMVAEGY, from the coding sequence ATGAAAAAACCGGTTTATGTCCTCAACGGACCGAACCTCAACCGGCTCGGCCTGCGCGAGCCGGACATCTACGGTCACACGACGCTCGCAGAAGTCGAGGCGTTGTGCAGGCAAGCGGCGGGCGAGGAGGGGCTGGTGTTTCGCCAGACCAATTCCGAGCAGGAGATGATCGAATGGATCCACGAGGCGATTGACAGCTCGAGCGCCCTTTTGATCAACCCTGCCGCCTTCACCTTCTACTCGATGGCGATGATGGATGCGTTGAAGATGTATCCCGGCCCGATGATCGAGTTCCACATTTCCAACGTCCACAAGCGCGAGCCGATGTACCACAACTCGCTGGTCTCGCCCGTGGCAACGGCGGTGATGGCCGGCTGCGGCGCGCGCGGCTATCCCCACGCGGTGCGGCTGCTGCGCGAAATGGTGGCGGAAGGATATTGA
- a CDS encoding twin-arginine translocation signal domain-containing protein codes for MASEKRNDLDRTATAPDGRHLPLNRRGFLAAALSAAVASGASGVSPAHAGGPPRPQGPPVTTYAWEYAYVYAYG; via the coding sequence ATGGCGAGTGAAAAACGAAACGATCTCGATCGAACCGCGACAGCCCCGGACGGCAGGCATCTTCCGCTGAACCGCAGGGGCTTTCTCGCCGCCGCGCTGTCGGCGGCGGTCGCGTCCGGCGCGTCCGGAGTCAGCCCGGCCCATGCCGGCGGCCCCCCGAGGCCGCAAGGACCGCCGGTGACGACATATGCGTGGGAATACGCCTATGTCTACGCCTATGGATAG
- a CDS encoding efflux RND transporter periplasmic adaptor subunit gives MRRKIIISISAALVLSGLGAAVFLLPSASRNAEAADPRSLPPLVDIARAKPPAAFDRSFTGTVAARVESDLGFRVPGKIVERYVGLGDQVKAGQPLMRIDETDLKLALAARRNAVIAAQATFVQAEADEKRFASLLKSQAVSSQQYERAKAALDTASAQLAAARADANVAENAVEYAVLVADADGTVVETLGEPGQVVSAGQTVVRLAQSGPREALVWLPENLRPKIGTVAKASIYGRDGAENASLRQISDAADPQTRTYETRWVLQGSAASAPLGATVTISLENSQASALTDVPVGAVVDDGTRTGVFVLDERTSTVHFRDVTLQRIGNETATVTNLAPGARVVALGVYLLSDGASVRTATKN, from the coding sequence GTGAGACGAAAAATCATTATCTCGATATCCGCCGCTCTCGTTCTTTCGGGACTGGGAGCGGCCGTATTCCTGCTGCCGTCGGCGAGCAGGAACGCCGAGGCTGCGGACCCGCGCAGCCTGCCGCCCCTTGTCGACATCGCCAGGGCCAAGCCCCCTGCCGCATTCGATCGGAGCTTCACGGGAACGGTCGCGGCGCGCGTGGAAAGCGACCTCGGCTTTCGCGTTCCCGGCAAGATCGTCGAACGATATGTCGGTCTTGGCGACCAGGTCAAAGCCGGGCAACCGCTGATGCGGATCGACGAAACGGATCTGAAGCTGGCGCTTGCCGCCAGACGCAACGCCGTGATTGCGGCCCAGGCGACGTTTGTCCAGGCCGAGGCCGATGAGAAGCGCTTTGCGTCTCTTCTCAAGTCTCAGGCGGTTTCTTCCCAGCAGTACGAGCGGGCAAAGGCGGCGCTCGATACCGCCAGCGCCCAGCTTGCCGCCGCCAGGGCAGACGCGAATGTCGCCGAAAACGCAGTCGAGTATGCGGTACTGGTCGCCGATGCGGACGGCACGGTCGTCGAAACGCTGGGCGAACCGGGGCAGGTCGTCTCTGCGGGACAGACGGTTGTCAGACTTGCCCAGTCGGGTCCGCGAGAGGCGCTGGTCTGGTTGCCGGAAAATCTGCGGCCGAAAATCGGGACTGTCGCCAAGGCCAGTATCTATGGCCGCGACGGCGCGGAGAACGCGAGCCTGCGCCAGATATCGGATGCGGCCGATCCCCAGACCCGGACCTATGAAACCCGCTGGGTGCTGCAGGGCTCGGCTGCATCGGCCCCGCTCGGTGCGACCGTGACCATCAGCCTCGAAAACAGCCAGGCATCGGCGCTCACGGATGTCCCTGTCGGCGCCGTTGTCGATGATGGAACCCGCACGGGCGTCTTTGTGCTGGATGAGCGGACATCCACCGTTCATTTCCGCGACGTCACGCTTCAGCGGATCGGCAACGAGACGGCAACCGTCACCAATCTCGCCCCCGGAGCGCGCGTTGTCGCCCTCGGCGTCTATCTCCTCAGCGACGGTGCCAGCGTGCGCACCGCCACAAAAAACTGA
- a CDS encoding efflux RND transporter permease subunit, with product MTGFNLSALAVRERAVTLFFIVLLAAAGAYAFVKLGRAEDPSFTIKTLTVTAVWPGATAQEMQELVAEPLEKRLQELAWYDRVETTTRPGYAYLTVTMRDDTPASVVSEEFYQARKKLGDEARNLPQGVLGPFVNDEYSDVSFALYALKAKGMPMRDLVRQAETIRQDMLHVPGVKKINILGEQAEQIFVEFSYAKLATLGISAQDIAAALQRRNTVTPAGSIDTEGPQVFIRFNGAYDSIDEIANTPIVANGRALKLSDIADVKRGYEDPPTYVIRNGGEPSIMLSVVMQQGWNGLELGKALEARSAAIAENLPLGITLTKVSDQAVNIQGAVGEFMLKFAMALGVVLFVSLISLGWRAGLVVALAVPLTLGVVFLIMLETGRFFDRITLGALILALGLLVDDAIIAIEVMIVKMEEGMERTKAAAFAWSHTAAPMLSGTLVTVIGLMPVGFARSTAGEYAGNIFWIVGFALIVSWLVAVIFTPYLGVKMLPEIKPVEGGHHAIYDTPNYRRLRRLIAFAVRYKFVTCGLVALIMAASVFGMGLLKQQFFPTSDRPEVLVEVRLPEGTSIETTTKAVETIEDWLENQPEAEIVTSYIGQGAPRFFFAMSPELPDPSFAKIVVLTPDAEAREALKHRLREAVSDGLAPAAYVRVSQLVFGPYTPFPVEFRIMGPDPQKLYELSEQALAIMKTVPDVRQPSRDWGDRVPVVRFVPDQDRLNLIGLSPAEASQQLQLLLSGIPVTAMRENIRNVPIVARSGGGERLDPSRLSDFSLITRDGRAIPLDQIGHAEITFEEPIMKRRDRTPVVTVRSEINEAMQPPEVSKEVAKALQPLVVSLPPGYRIEMGGNIEESIKANAALVKVFPVMIAAMLIVIIIQVRSLSTMTMVMLTGPLGLAGVVPVLLIFNQPFGFNAIIGLIGLAGILMRNTLILTEQIKDNKAAGLDDYHAVIEATVQRTRPVLLTALAAVLAFIPLTHSVFWGSMAYTLIGGTAVGTVMILLFLPALYATWFRIKAPEGTHMDGSEETGAILNTQ from the coding sequence CTGACCGGCTTCAATCTTTCCGCGCTCGCCGTCCGCGAACGCGCCGTCACCCTGTTCTTCATCGTCCTTCTGGCAGCCGCCGGCGCCTATGCCTTCGTCAAGCTGGGCCGGGCGGAAGACCCGTCATTCACCATCAAGACACTCACAGTCACGGCCGTCTGGCCCGGCGCCACGGCGCAGGAAATGCAGGAACTGGTCGCGGAACCGCTGGAAAAGCGGCTGCAGGAGCTCGCCTGGTACGACCGCGTGGAAACCACCACCCGGCCCGGTTACGCCTACCTGACGGTCACGATGCGGGACGACACGCCGGCCAGCGTCGTTTCCGAGGAATTCTACCAGGCGCGAAAGAAGCTGGGAGACGAAGCGCGCAACCTGCCGCAGGGCGTGCTCGGCCCATTCGTCAACGATGAATATTCCGATGTCAGCTTTGCCCTTTATGCCCTGAAAGCAAAAGGTATGCCGATGCGCGATCTGGTGCGGCAGGCGGAGACGATCCGGCAGGACATGCTGCATGTTCCGGGCGTCAAGAAAATCAATATCCTCGGCGAACAGGCCGAGCAGATCTTCGTCGAGTTCTCCTATGCCAAGCTGGCGACGCTGGGCATATCGGCGCAGGATATCGCCGCCGCCCTGCAGCGCCGCAACACCGTGACCCCGGCCGGGTCGATCGATACGGAGGGACCGCAGGTCTTCATCCGTTTCAACGGCGCCTATGACAGCATCGATGAGATCGCGAATACACCGATCGTGGCGAACGGGCGCGCGCTCAAGCTCTCCGATATCGCCGACGTCAAACGCGGCTATGAAGACCCGCCCACCTATGTCATTCGCAATGGCGGCGAGCCGTCCATCATGCTCAGCGTCGTCATGCAGCAGGGCTGGAACGGACTGGAACTGGGCAAGGCGCTTGAAGCGCGTTCCGCAGCCATTGCCGAAAACCTGCCGCTCGGCATAACGCTGACGAAGGTGAGCGATCAGGCCGTCAACATCCAGGGGGCCGTTGGCGAGTTCATGCTCAAATTCGCCATGGCGCTCGGCGTCGTGCTGTTCGTCAGCCTGATCAGCCTCGGCTGGCGCGCCGGGCTGGTGGTCGCGCTCGCCGTGCCGCTCACGCTCGGCGTCGTCTTCCTGATCATGCTCGAAACCGGGCGCTTCTTCGACCGTATCACGCTCGGCGCGCTGATCCTGGCGCTCGGGCTTCTCGTCGACGATGCCATCATCGCCATCGAGGTGATGATCGTGAAGATGGAAGAAGGCATGGAGCGGACAAAGGCGGCGGCCTTTGCCTGGAGCCACACGGCAGCGCCGATGCTCTCCGGCACGCTCGTGACCGTGATCGGCCTGATGCCGGTGGGTTTTGCCCGGTCCACGGCGGGCGAATATGCCGGGAACATCTTCTGGATCGTCGGCTTCGCCCTCATCGTCTCATGGCTGGTGGCGGTGATCTTCACGCCCTATCTCGGGGTCAAGATGCTGCCGGAGATCAAGCCGGTGGAAGGCGGTCACCACGCCATATACGACACGCCGAACTACCGCAGGCTTCGCCGTCTCATCGCATTCGCGGTCCGCTACAAATTCGTGACCTGTGGCCTCGTCGCGCTCATCATGGCGGCTTCCGTCTTCGGCATGGGCCTTTTGAAACAGCAATTCTTTCCGACATCGGACCGCCCCGAGGTTCTGGTGGAAGTGCGGCTGCCGGAAGGAACCAGCATCGAGACCACGACAAAAGCTGTCGAGACAATCGAAGACTGGCTGGAAAACCAGCCGGAGGCTGAAATCGTCACCAGCTATATCGGCCAGGGGGCACCGCGCTTCTTCTTCGCCATGTCGCCGGAACTGCCGGACCCGTCCTTTGCCAAGATCGTGGTGCTGACGCCCGATGCCGAGGCCCGCGAGGCGCTGAAACACCGTCTTCGCGAAGCCGTTTCCGACGGTCTGGCGCCTGCTGCCTATGTGCGCGTGTCGCAACTGGTCTTCGGGCCTTACACGCCGTTCCCGGTCGAATTCCGCATCATGGGTCCCGACCCGCAAAAACTGTACGAGCTGTCGGAACAGGCACTCGCAATCATGAAGACGGTTCCCGACGTCCGCCAGCCCAGCCGCGACTGGGGCGACCGCGTTCCCGTGGTCCGTTTCGTCCCGGACCAGGACCGTCTCAACCTGATCGGCCTTTCGCCTGCGGAAGCATCTCAGCAACTGCAACTGCTTTTGAGCGGCATCCCGGTCACCGCGATGCGCGAAAACATCCGCAATGTTCCGATCGTCGCCCGCAGCGGTGGCGGGGAGCGGCTTGATCCGTCCAGACTGTCGGACTTCTCGCTGATCACCAGGGACGGCCGGGCCATACCGCTCGATCAGATCGGTCACGCGGAAATCACCTTCGAGGAACCGATCATGAAGCGTCGCGACCGCACGCCGGTCGTCACGGTCCGCTCGGAAATCAACGAGGCGATGCAGCCGCCGGAGGTCTCGAAAGAGGTGGCAAAGGCGCTTCAGCCGCTGGTCGTCTCGCTTCCGCCCGGCTACCGCATCGAGATGGGCGGCAATATCGAGGAATCGATCAAGGCCAATGCCGCGCTGGTGAAGGTCTTCCCGGTGATGATCGCCGCGATGCTCATCGTCATCATCATTCAGGTCCGCAGCCTGTCAACGATGACGATGGTGATGCTGACCGGACCACTCGGTCTGGCAGGCGTCGTGCCGGTGCTGCTGATCTTCAACCAGCCTTTCGGGTTCAACGCCATCATCGGCCTGATCGGACTTGCGGGCATCCTGATGCGCAACACCCTGATCCTGACCGAGCAGATCAAGGACAACAAGGCGGCAGGTCTCGACGATTACCATGCGGTGATCGAGGCGACCGTGCAGCGGACGAGGCCGGTGCTCCTGACCGCGCTTGCCGCCGTGCTCGCCTTCATCCCGCTCACCCATTCCGTGTTCTGGGGATCGATGGCCTACACGCTGATCGGCGGCACGGCCGTCGGCACGGTGATGATCCTGCTGTTCCTTCCCGCCCTTTACGCAACATGGTTCCGCATCAAGGCGCCGGAGGGAACCCACATGGACGGTTCGGAGGAAACGGGCGCGATCCTCAATACGCAATAA
- the dctP gene encoding TRAP transporter substrate-binding protein DctP: MINRRNLLGAVASVGLAFASITPALAQDVPQLRFSAVFSEQDIRADMMKQLQENVADIADLELYYGGNLFKQTTEIIAIQRGNLEMGNVSPQDIASQVPAFSILTSAYLFRDAEHLNEFFKSDAGAEMKAMAEDQLGIHILGPTYFGTRQVGLRIDKEINTPEDMAGVKLRMPGGDAWQFLGRALGANPTPMAYAEVYTGLQTGAIDGQDNPLPNVENMKFYEVMDQIVMTSHLVGYDLLVISQKVWDSFTDEQRAEFEAAADEAIAWSTEQHLAREGELASSFEEQGLKIYTPDVDAFREHAQKMYLDSDLSKDWPEGMLDRINAL, translated from the coding sequence ATGATCAATCGCAGAAATCTATTGGGCGCCGTTGCGTCCGTCGGACTGGCATTTGCAAGCATCACACCGGCGCTGGCACAGGACGTGCCGCAGCTCCGGTTCTCGGCGGTGTTTTCCGAGCAGGATATCCGAGCGGACATGATGAAGCAGCTTCAGGAAAACGTGGCCGATATCGCCGACCTCGAGCTTTATTACGGCGGCAACCTGTTCAAGCAGACCACCGAGATCATCGCCATCCAGCGCGGCAATCTGGAAATGGGCAACGTCTCGCCCCAGGATATCGCCTCGCAGGTACCGGCCTTTTCGATTCTGACATCGGCCTATCTGTTCCGCGACGCAGAGCATCTGAATGAATTCTTCAAGAGCGATGCCGGGGCCGAGATGAAGGCCATGGCGGAAGATCAGCTTGGCATCCATATTCTCGGGCCGACCTATTTCGGCACGCGTCAGGTCGGTTTGCGCATCGACAAGGAGATCAACACACCAGAGGACATGGCCGGCGTGAAGCTCAGAATGCCCGGCGGCGATGCCTGGCAGTTCCTCGGCCGCGCACTTGGCGCCAACCCGACGCCGATGGCCTATGCCGAGGTCTATACTGGTCTCCAGACGGGCGCGATCGACGGTCAGGACAATCCGCTGCCCAATGTCGAGAACATGAAGTTCTACGAAGTCATGGACCAGATCGTGATGACCTCGCATCTGGTCGGTTATGACCTGCTGGTGATTTCCCAGAAGGTCTGGGATTCCTTTACTGACGAGCAACGGGCGGAATTCGAGGCGGCAGCGGACGAGGCGATTGCCTGGAGCACCGAGCAGCATCTGGCGCGTGAAGGCGAACTGGCTTCGTCGTTCGAGGAACAGGGCCTGAAGATCTACACGCCCGATGTCGATGCCTTCCGCGAACATGCCCAGAAAATGTATCTTGATTCCGACCTGTCGAAAGACTGGCCGGAAGGCATGCTGGATCGCATCAACGCACTCTGA
- a CDS encoding oxidoreductase codes for MAEQKVVVITGASSGIGQATARLLAERGYRVFGGARDPNRAEAIPGVQFAAVDVTSDTSVTAFVDYVLAEAGKIDILINNAGVSLSGPVENTTPVEAGRVFDVNVLGPLRMIRAALPSMRAARSGLIVNISSVLGFLPAPFMGLYASSKHALEGLSESLDHEVRDFNIRVLLIEPAFTSTNIDTNAARTQAPPGAYADQAEAAIKTVENQIRTAPPPSVVAETVLAAITRPDKMRWPVGGQATLLSRLRRFMPAKAVDGSLRKTFGLGKSPRRKG; via the coding sequence ATGGCCGAGCAGAAAGTCGTCGTTATCACCGGGGCATCGTCGGGCATCGGCCAGGCCACCGCCCGCCTTCTTGCCGAAAGGGGCTACCGCGTCTTCGGCGGTGCCCGTGATCCGAACCGGGCGGAGGCAATTCCCGGGGTTCAGTTCGCCGCAGTCGATGTGACGAGCGATACCTCCGTGACGGCATTCGTCGATTACGTCCTCGCCGAAGCCGGGAAGATTGACATCCTGATCAACAACGCGGGCGTTTCACTGAGCGGGCCGGTCGAAAACACCACGCCAGTCGAAGCCGGTCGGGTTTTCGATGTCAACGTGCTCGGCCCGCTTCGCATGATCCGCGCCGCGTTGCCGTCGATGCGCGCGGCGCGCAGCGGGCTCATCGTCAATATCAGCTCCGTGCTCGGCTTTCTGCCGGCGCCGTTCATGGGGCTTTACGCCAGCAGCAAGCACGCCCTTGAGGGCCTGTCGGAATCGCTCGATCACGAGGTGCGCGACTTCAATATTCGCGTCCTGCTGATCGAGCCCGCTTTTACAAGCACAAATATCGACACCAACGCCGCACGCACCCAGGCCCCGCCCGGCGCCTATGCCGATCAGGCCGAAGCCGCCATCAAGACCGTGGAAAACCAGATCAGGACGGCGCCGCCGCCGAGCGTGGTTGCCGAAACGGTCCTCGCCGCAATCACGCGCCCAGACAAGATGCGCTGGCCCGTCGGTGGCCAGGCGACGCTGTTGAGCAGGCTGCGCCGCTTCATGCCGGCAAAGGCCGTGGACGGAAGCCTGCGCAAGACCTTCGGTCTTGGAAAAAGCCCGCGCAGAAAGGGCTGA
- a CDS encoding TetR/AcrR family transcriptional regulator, with the protein MKVWPDGHPKGKAMARRQRDILDAARACFVQTGYGGTSMDAIAAAADISLMTLYRHAESKDDLFAATISDACRATDDVERRYFESLIALPFRELLVTSGIHMQAKFFRPDNIALMRLVIAESSVFPHLLQLAYEGIPGHFESLAAIIISAKCDADDEDIAEAARLYIDCLLGGEVLRLLLGQGERPDADQRRRAERAADVVLGMLEAGPAC; encoded by the coding sequence ATGAAGGTCTGGCCCGATGGACACCCGAAGGGAAAGGCGATGGCCAGGCGGCAGAGGGACATCCTCGATGCCGCCAGAGCCTGTTTCGTCCAGACGGGTTACGGGGGAACGAGCATGGACGCGATCGCGGCTGCGGCCGACATTTCGCTCATGACCCTCTACCGTCACGCCGAAAGCAAGGACGACCTGTTCGCCGCCACGATCAGCGATGCATGTCGCGCAACAGACGACGTGGAACGCCGGTATTTTGAATCGCTGATCGCTTTGCCGTTTCGCGAATTGCTGGTCACCAGTGGCATTCACATGCAGGCCAAGTTCTTCCGGCCGGACAATATCGCATTAATGCGGCTGGTGATCGCGGAGAGTTCGGTCTTTCCCCATCTCCTGCAACTCGCCTATGAGGGCATTCCGGGACATTTCGAGAGCCTGGCGGCGATCATCATTTCAGCCAAGTGCGACGCCGATGATGAAGACATCGCGGAAGCCGCCCGCCTCTATATCGATTGCCTGCTGGGGGGCGAGGTGCTGCGCCTGCTGCTCGGACAAGGGGAGCGCCCGGACGCGGATCAGCGCCGCAGGGCGGAACGGGCAGCGGATGTCGTGCTGGGTATGCTCGAGGCAGGGCCGGCTTGCTGA
- a CDS encoding DoxX family protein — translation MRIWNISLWAGRAVLALFFAYAGVLKLSRTPQALSALGWHWTMDVPPSLIAFIGAMELLGAVGIILPAASRILPWLTNLAAAGMTVLQLAALAFHLVRGETDVLWLNVVVILVAGAVAWFGFKRDARG, via the coding sequence ATGCGGATCTGGAACATCAGCCTGTGGGCGGGACGCGCAGTCCTTGCCCTGTTTTTCGCCTATGCCGGCGTCCTCAAGCTGAGCCGGACACCGCAAGCCCTTTCCGCCCTGGGCTGGCACTGGACCATGGACGTTCCGCCATCGCTCATCGCCTTCATCGGCGCCATGGAGTTGCTGGGTGCCGTCGGCATCATTCTTCCGGCCGCATCGCGGATCCTGCCATGGCTTACAAACCTTGCCGCGGCGGGCATGACGGTCCTGCAACTGGCAGCCCTCGCCTTCCATCTTGTGCGCGGCGAAACGGATGTGCTCTGGCTCAATGTCGTTGTGATCCTGGTCGCGGGCGCCGTTGCCTGGTTCGGCTTCAAGCGCGATGCAAGGGGCTGA